One window of Diabrotica undecimpunctata isolate CICGRU chromosome 8, icDiaUnde3, whole genome shotgun sequence genomic DNA carries:
- the LOC140447431 gene encoding uncharacterized protein isoform X1: protein MKILVFVLFINSCASWTMKNDLQIKNDTRRSILLSQFGFYSGGYLEITLSNFTAYPQRGSTLFGFSMERNFCERDAEPYLYGDGDVCIFKDIQVQTKEIALFLLDLDKRQIQMKCEGIYNYFNIYTQKHDIGSGLIKNCLDLNIPLLSTDHNGNIHYSTSFFMEIKSKQEEGFYAFVFHRCPVDNMKAVEESQIDFHIEFLEDNPSRMNLPEENETSTSTMKPEESHVEISINPLPKLPLNIKILPKIKAVDLTTAQKTETTTSIRTTLSTGITQTIPVEPPNISISTVTTEETTLLTSTSTMVPSSTTTLESTLPSRTTIQEPSSPISTTIETPNSPTSTTIGQFGLSGSTTIEEQNSPTSTTIEEPSFATNATTERSTVPTAITTEPSVDFSRPFNYSMNTSKEEKSSGILYIIMSILFFLVAIVMLVLLIKAGLTYKIHFMMVTVMFLKAAVLVLRAGGWYYVKKHRIHSPILDKAYYGVEIARGGFQSITQLLYGTGWDFSKQTLSAREKILLIIAAPVQILAIVGQILLPKSQENPVSVSNLTTPENIMNISQLTSIDQIGSNSTMIKVQAAAEDILTNFQTSTMYTTFRIMTIVLDWAGTIFMLIPVILTLTQIWARPRSIGRCAMLNRFRVFFVLLLVYLYGTRVLIYELETRLPNRWSFVDDLVKEGSTFIFVVLTGIIFGRPLPENSQFSLSVDENYQNLEENQVYSQLHRSLVRLRLVFILAIPNSSLSDSSSTTKILTDDFRYIDISSEASEK from the exons AATGATACCCGTAGATCTATCCTTCTAAGCCAGTTTGGTTTCTATTCAGGAGGATATTTGGAAATAACACTGAGCAACTTCACGGCTTACCCTCAAAGAGGTTCGACTTTG TTTGGTTTCAGTATGGAAAGAAATTTTTGTGAACGTGATGCGGAGCCTTATTTGTATGGAGACGGTGACGTTTGCATTTTTAAAGATATTCAAGTGCAGACGAAAGAAATTGCCCTATTTTTGTTAGATTTAGATAAACGCCA GATTCAAATGAAATGCGAAGGCATATATAACTATTTTAATATATACACACAGAAACACGACATTGGCTCTGGCCTCATCAAGAATTGTTTAGATTTAAACATTCCTTTATTATCGACTGATCATAATGGAAATATACATTACAGCACATCG ttcTTTATGGAGATAAAAAGTAAACAAGAAGAAGGATTTTATGCATTTGTTTTTCATCGCTGTCCTGTCGATAATATGAAAGCAGTAGAAGAATCCCAAATAGATTTCCACATCGAGTTTTTGGAGGATAATCCAAGCAGAATGAATCTTCCTGAAGAAAACGAAACATCGACTTCTACTATGAAACCCGAAGAATCACATGTAGAAATAAGTATAAATCCTTTACCGAAGCTTcccttaaatattaaaattttaccgAAAATTAAAGCGGTGGATCTGACAACAGCACAGAAAACGGAAACTACTACGTCCATTAGGACTACTTTAAGTACTGGTATAACTCAAACAATTCCAGTAGAGCCACCAAATATATCGATATCCACAGTCACAACAGAAGAAACAACTCTACTTACAAGTACAAGCACAATGGTACCTTCAAGTACCACCACACTGGAGTCCACGTTACCTTCACGAACAACTATACAGGAACCAAGTTCACCTATCAGCACAACAATAGAAACACCTAATTCACCTACCAGCACAACGATAGGACAATTTGGTTTATCTGGTAGCACAACGATAGAAGAACAAAATTCACCTACAAGTACGACTATAGAAGAACCTTCCTTTGCCACAAACGCAACTACGGAACGATCAACTGTACCTACTGCTATAACGACCGAACCATCTGTTGACTTTAGTAGACCCTTTAACTACAGTATGAATACATCCAAAGAAGAAAAATCGTCAGGTATCCTGTACATCATAATGTCTATTCTATTTTTCCTGGTAGCTATAGTGATGTTGGTTCTCTTGATAAAGGCAGGTTTGACTTATAAGATACATTTTATGATGGTCACGGTGATGTTTCTAAAGGCGGCAGTTCTAGTGTTACGTGCTGGCGGTTGGTATTACGTTAAGAAGCATCGGATACACTCGCCTATCCTGGATAAAGCTTACTACGGAGTCGAAATTGCAAGAG GAGGCTTCCAATCTATTACTCAATTGCTCTACGGCACCGGATGGGATTTCAGTAAACAGACGTTATCAGCAAGAGAAAAAATTCTTTTAATCATTGCAGCTCCCGTTCAGATTTTAGCGATAGTAGGGCAAATTCTTCTGCCTAAAAGTCAAGAAAATCCAGTTAGTGTATCTAATTTAACAACACCAGAAAATATAATGAATATATCCCAGTTAACATCAATAGATCAAATAGGTTCTAATTCAACAATGATTAAAGTTCAAGCAGCTGCAGAAGACATATTAACGAATTTTCAAACTTCTACGATGTATACAACTTTTAGGATCATGACCATTGTGTTGGATTGGGCTGGCACAATATTTATGTTGATTCCGGTGATTTTGACCCTCACACAGATATGG gcTAGACCACGATCGATTGGTAGATGTGCAATGTTGAACAGATTCCGCGTTTTCTTCGTGCTTCTATTGGTTTATCTATACGGTACACGTGTACTTATCTATGAActagaaacaagactaccaaacaGATGGTCATTTGTGGACGACCTAGTCAAAGAAGGATCTACATTTATATTCGTTGTATTAACTGGAATTATTTTTGGTAGACCGCTTCCGGAAAACTCGCAATTCTCGTTAAGCGTCGATGAAAATTACCAGAATCTTGAAGAAAATCAAGT TTACAGCCAGCTGCACAGATCTCTTGTTAGGCTACGATTAGTGTTCATCTTGGCGATACCAAATAGTTCCCTGTCTGATTCTTCTAGTACTACCAAGATTCTGACCGATGATTTTCGCTATATAGACATAAGCTCGGAAGCGAGCGAAAAATAA
- the LOC140447431 gene encoding uncharacterized protein isoform X2, with protein sequence MKILVFVLFINSCASWTMKNDLQIKNDTRRSILLSQFGFYSGGYLEITLSNFTAYPQRGSTLFGFSMERNFCERDAEPYLYGDGDVCIFKDIQVQTKEIALFLLDLDKRQIQMKCEGIYNYFNIYTQKHDIGSGLIKNCLDLNIPLLSTDHNGNIHYSTSFFMEIKSKQEEGFYAFVFHRCPVDNMKAVEESQIDFHIEFLEDNPSRMNLPEENETSTSTMKPEESHVEISINPLPKLPLNIKILPKIKAVDLTTAQKTETTTSIRTTLSTGITQTIPVEPPNISISTVTTEETTLLTSTSTMVPSSTTTLESTLPSRTTIQEPSSPISTTIETPNSPTSTTIGQFGLSGSTTIEEQNSPTSTTIEEPSFATNATTERSTVPTAITTEPSVDFSRPFNYSMNTSKEEKSSGILYIIMSILFFLVAIVMLVLLIKAGLTYKIHFMMVTVMFLKAAVLVLRAGGWYYVKKHRIHSPILDKAYYGVEIARGGFQSITQLLYGTGWDFSKQTLSAREKILLIIAAPVQILAIVGQILLPKSQENPVSVSNLTTPENIMNISQLTSIDQIGSNSTMIKVQAAAEDILTNFQTSTMYTTFRIMTIVLDWAGTIFMLIPVILTLTQIWARPRSIGRCAMLNRFRVFFVLLLVYLYGTRVLIYELETRLPNRWSFVDDLVKEGSTFIFVVLTGIIFGRPLPENSQFSLSVDENYQNLEENQVSPGSWLPIALKSLPSLLSQAILRPLYGQIRGERRPLLEKKVVH encoded by the exons AATGATACCCGTAGATCTATCCTTCTAAGCCAGTTTGGTTTCTATTCAGGAGGATATTTGGAAATAACACTGAGCAACTTCACGGCTTACCCTCAAAGAGGTTCGACTTTG TTTGGTTTCAGTATGGAAAGAAATTTTTGTGAACGTGATGCGGAGCCTTATTTGTATGGAGACGGTGACGTTTGCATTTTTAAAGATATTCAAGTGCAGACGAAAGAAATTGCCCTATTTTTGTTAGATTTAGATAAACGCCA GATTCAAATGAAATGCGAAGGCATATATAACTATTTTAATATATACACACAGAAACACGACATTGGCTCTGGCCTCATCAAGAATTGTTTAGATTTAAACATTCCTTTATTATCGACTGATCATAATGGAAATATACATTACAGCACATCG ttcTTTATGGAGATAAAAAGTAAACAAGAAGAAGGATTTTATGCATTTGTTTTTCATCGCTGTCCTGTCGATAATATGAAAGCAGTAGAAGAATCCCAAATAGATTTCCACATCGAGTTTTTGGAGGATAATCCAAGCAGAATGAATCTTCCTGAAGAAAACGAAACATCGACTTCTACTATGAAACCCGAAGAATCACATGTAGAAATAAGTATAAATCCTTTACCGAAGCTTcccttaaatattaaaattttaccgAAAATTAAAGCGGTGGATCTGACAACAGCACAGAAAACGGAAACTACTACGTCCATTAGGACTACTTTAAGTACTGGTATAACTCAAACAATTCCAGTAGAGCCACCAAATATATCGATATCCACAGTCACAACAGAAGAAACAACTCTACTTACAAGTACAAGCACAATGGTACCTTCAAGTACCACCACACTGGAGTCCACGTTACCTTCACGAACAACTATACAGGAACCAAGTTCACCTATCAGCACAACAATAGAAACACCTAATTCACCTACCAGCACAACGATAGGACAATTTGGTTTATCTGGTAGCACAACGATAGAAGAACAAAATTCACCTACAAGTACGACTATAGAAGAACCTTCCTTTGCCACAAACGCAACTACGGAACGATCAACTGTACCTACTGCTATAACGACCGAACCATCTGTTGACTTTAGTAGACCCTTTAACTACAGTATGAATACATCCAAAGAAGAAAAATCGTCAGGTATCCTGTACATCATAATGTCTATTCTATTTTTCCTGGTAGCTATAGTGATGTTGGTTCTCTTGATAAAGGCAGGTTTGACTTATAAGATACATTTTATGATGGTCACGGTGATGTTTCTAAAGGCGGCAGTTCTAGTGTTACGTGCTGGCGGTTGGTATTACGTTAAGAAGCATCGGATACACTCGCCTATCCTGGATAAAGCTTACTACGGAGTCGAAATTGCAAGAG GAGGCTTCCAATCTATTACTCAATTGCTCTACGGCACCGGATGGGATTTCAGTAAACAGACGTTATCAGCAAGAGAAAAAATTCTTTTAATCATTGCAGCTCCCGTTCAGATTTTAGCGATAGTAGGGCAAATTCTTCTGCCTAAAAGTCAAGAAAATCCAGTTAGTGTATCTAATTTAACAACACCAGAAAATATAATGAATATATCCCAGTTAACATCAATAGATCAAATAGGTTCTAATTCAACAATGATTAAAGTTCAAGCAGCTGCAGAAGACATATTAACGAATTTTCAAACTTCTACGATGTATACAACTTTTAGGATCATGACCATTGTGTTGGATTGGGCTGGCACAATATTTATGTTGATTCCGGTGATTTTGACCCTCACACAGATATGG gcTAGACCACGATCGATTGGTAGATGTGCAATGTTGAACAGATTCCGCGTTTTCTTCGTGCTTCTATTGGTTTATCTATACGGTACACGTGTACTTATCTATGAActagaaacaagactaccaaacaGATGGTCATTTGTGGACGACCTAGTCAAAGAAGGATCTACATTTATATTCGTTGTATTAACTGGAATTATTTTTGGTAGACCGCTTCCGGAAAACTCGCAATTCTCGTTAAGCGTCGATGAAAATTACCAGAATCTTGAAGAAAATCAAGT GTCTCCAGGATCTTGGTTGCCTATTGCTTTGAAGTCACTACCCTCATTACTTTCCCAAGCCATTCTACGACCCTTATATGGCCAAATTAGAGGAGAACGGCGTCCACTGCTTGAAAAAAAAGTAGTGCATTAG